The Brassica oleracea var. oleracea cultivar TO1000 chromosome C6, BOL, whole genome shotgun sequence genome includes a region encoding these proteins:
- the LOC106297083 gene encoding serine/threonine-protein kinase EDR1: MGDTRDDDTGPSEQETWWPSDFGLPSNSASNILWTTGSLSEPIPNGFYSVIPDSRLKQLFNSIPTLEDLHALGDEGLKADVILVDFQKDKKLFRQKQLITKLVSGFNSKPAAIIKKIAGLVETVYKQSTVHSPAKTTQSLENCGIQLLGQIKNGSCRPRAILFKVLADTVGLQSRLVVGLSSDGAAESVDSYNHISVTVLLNSVEMLVDLMRFPGQLIPLSTKVIYMSHISAAGESDSAENDSCDSPLEPNSPMFGYPELENAEKDESLLFRRKLEGYPNRSGPPSRNMLLRSASVIERKLSYSQSESNIANEIWRQNRRKVNADQRTVGSSPEHLSFRTRTRFMLSGDRNLAQDFTGDVATSSSKSVGRAKLETKRIRRRSISITPEIGDDIVRAVRAMNEALKQNRLSKEQCDDGSSPNSPNDRIEGPHLQKNVSGFHLDAHDQVSGGRSILSRETLDPQSQKAISLPSSPKNYRGQSYERNGSSHRNISHIWDKVLGSPMFQNKPLLPYEEWYIDFSELTVGIRVGIGFFGEVFRGVWNGTDVAIKAFLEQDLTAENMEDFCNEISILSRLRHPNVILFLGACTKPPRLSLITEYMEMGSLYNLLRLSGQKKKLSWRRKLKMLRDICRGLMCIHRMGIVHRDIKSANCLLSSKLTVKICDFGLSRIMTGTTMRDAVSAGTPEWMAPELIRNEPFSEKCDIFSLGVIMWELCTLTRPWEGVPPERVVYAVAYEGARLEIPEGPLGKLIADCWTEPEQRPRCSDILSRLMDCEYALC; encoded by the exons ATGGGAGATACACGAGATGATGATACTGGGCCATCAGAGCAAGAAACCTGGTGGCCTTCAGATTTTGGGCTTCCATCTAATAGTGCTTCAAATATTCTTTGGACCACTGGTTCGCTTTCTGAGCCCATCCCAAACGGCTTCTATTCCGTGATCCCG GATAGTAGATTGAAGCAGCTATTTAATAGCATTCCTACATTGGAAGATCTTCATGCTCTGGGCGACGAAGGTCTAAAGGCTGATGTGATTCTTGTTGATTTTCAAAAAGATAAAAAGCTTTTCAGGCAAAAGCAGTTGATTACCAAACTTGTCAGTGGATTTAACTCAAAACCAGCTGCTATTATCAAGAAAATTGCTGGACTG GTGGAAACTGTTTATAAGCAATCTACTGTGCATAGCCCGGCAAAAACTACACAATCTCTTGAAAATTGTGGGATTCAACTGCTAGGACAGATCAAGAATGGTTCTTGCCGTCCTCGAGCTATCTTGTTCAAAGTTTTAGCTGATACGGTTGGCCTTCAAAGCAGGCTTGTAGTG GGTTTGTCAAGTGATGGAGCTGCTGAGAGCGTAGACTCATACAATCATATATCTGTTACTGTTCTTCTTAATTCTGTGGAAATGCTGGTTGATCTAATGCGGTTTCCTGGTCAGCTTATTCCTCTATCAACCAAGGTAATATATATGAGTCATATCTCAGCGGCAGGGGAAAGTGATTCTGCAGAGAACGACTCTTGCGACTCGCCTTTGGAGCCAAATAGTCCCATGTTTGGTTATCCAGAGCTTGAAAA TGCAGAAAAAGATGAAAGCCTTCTGTTTCGTAGGAAACTGGAAGGGTATCCAAATAGGTCTGGTCCACCATCAAGGAATATGCTGTTACGATCTGCCTCCGTGATAGAGAGAAAATTAAG TTACTCACAGAGCGAGTCAAACATTGCTAATGAGATTTGGCGGCAGAACCGGAGAAAGGTCAATGCTGATCAGAGGACTGTTGGTTCCAG CCCCGAGCATCTTTCCTTCCGAACACGTACAAGGTTCATGTTAAGTGGCGACAGGAACCTGGCACAAGATTTCACCGGTGATGTTGCCACATCAAG CTCCAAATCTGTTGGACGAGCAAAACTGGAAACTAAGAGAATAAGGAGGAGAAGCATTAGTATAACTCCTGAGATTGGTGATGATATCGTCAG GGCAGTAAGAGCGATGAATGAAGCGTTGAAGCAGAATCGCCTCTCAAAAGAGCAATGTGATGATGGTTCATCTCCTAACTCTCCAAATGACAGAATCGAGGGCCCTCATCTCCAGAAAAAT GTCTCTGGTTTCCATCTCGATGCTCATGACCAAGTATCTGGAGGAAGGTCGATCCTTTCCAGGGAAACACTAGATCCACAGTCACAGAAGGCAATCTCACTACCATCTTCACCCAAGAACTACCGAGGCCAATCCTATGAACGGAATGGATCGTCACATCGTAATATAAGCCACATTTGGGATAAAGTATTGGGATCTCCCATGTTCCAGAACAAGCCATTGTTACCTTATGAAGAATGGTACATAGACTTCTCTGAGTTGACGGTTGGGATTCGTGTTGGAATTG GATTTTTTGGAGAAGTCTTCCGAGGAGTCTGGAACGGAACAGACGTTGCGATCAAAGCGTTCCTTGAGCAAGACTTAACAGCTGAGAACATGGAAGATTTCTGCAATGAGATATCGATTCTTAG CCGACTTAGACATCCCAACG TTATACTGTTCCTTGGAGCATGCACAAAACCTCCAAGATTATCACTGATCACTGAGTACATGGAAATGGGATCTTTGTATAATTTGCTGCGTTTGAGTGGACAAAAGAAGAAGTTAAGCTGGCGCAGGAAACTAAAGATGCTCCGTGACATTTGCCG GGGGTTGATGTGCATACATCGGATGGGGATAGTACACCGTGATATAAAGAGTGCAAACTGTCTTTTGAGCAGCAAATTGACAGTCAAGATCTGCGATTTTGGGCTATCGAGAATAATGACAGGGACAACAATGAGAGATGCAGTCTCTGCAGGCACTCCAGAGTGGATGGCTCCTGAACTTATCCGCAATGAGCCCTTCTCTGAAAAGTGTGACATCTTCAGCTTAGGTGTAATAATGTGGGAACTCTGCACTTTAACCAGACCTTGGGAAGGAGTACCGCCTGAACGG GTTGTTTACGCTGTTGCTTATGAGGGAGCTCGGCTTGAGATTCCTGAAGGGCCATTGGGAAAGCTTATTGCAG ATTGTTGGACAGAACCGGAACAAAGACCAAGGTGCAGTGATATACTTTCTCGTTTGATGGATTGCGAGTATGCACTTTGCTAA
- the LOC106296903 gene encoding trihelix transcription factor ASIL2, producing MKDAVNDSFSPGSSRPSPSMLSREDYWSEEATFTLIQAWGRRYVDLSRGGLRQKHWQEVANAVNDRHFNTGRNVSAAKSQPYRTDVQCKNRIDTLKKKYKVEKARVSESHVSAWPFFSDLDELLRETFPASSSAAPDDSQRPSPSLPLSIVPVPVAPRSAISRRPAPAIMSLGGDNLLGFRGNLNAFAAAAAAAASPAYEDDSDGSRSRSSGGNNRKRERETEIEEKKGYKEVAEAIERFGKIYEKVEERKRKEMVELEKQRMRFAKELECHRMQLFTEMQVRLHKLRRSSGPTSSANAALEYGMMDFPSYF from the exons ATGAAGGACGCCGTCAACGATTCCTTTTCGCCGGGATCCTCTCGTCCTTCGCCGTCGATGCTTTCCCGAGAAGATTACTGGAGCGAGGAGGCGACCTTCACGCTAATCCAAGCCTGGGGACGCCGCTACGTCGACCTTAGCCGAGGCGGCCTCCGCCAGAAACACTGGCAAGAGGTGGCTAACGCCGTCAACGACCGTCACTTCAACACCGGCCGCAACGTCTCCGCCGCGAAATCGCAGCCGTACCGCACCGACGTCCAGTGTAAGAACCGGATCGACACGCTGAAGAAGAAGTACAAAGTCGAGAAGGCTAGGGTTTCGGAATCGCACGTCAGCGCGTGGCCTTTCTTCTCCGATCTCGACGAGCTTCTCCGGGAAACGTTCCCGGCGTCGTCTAGCGCTGCTCCTGATGATAGCCAGAGACCGTCGCCGTCGCTGCCGTTGTCGATCGTACCTGTTCCCGTCGCGCCACGATCGGCGATCTCCAGACGTCCGGCGCCGGCGATTATGTCTCTCGGCGGGGATAATTTGCTCGGATTTCGCGGGAATCTCAACGCGTTCGCGGCGGCTGCTGCTGCCGCCGCGTCCCCGGCGTATGAAGATGATTCAGACGGGTCAAGGTCCAGATCGAGCGGAGGTAATAACAGGAAGCGGGAGAGGGAGACTGAGATTGAGGAGAAGAAGGGGTACAAGGAGGTTGCGGAGGCGATAGAGAGGTTTGGGAAGATATACGAGAAGGTGGAGGAGAGGAAGAGGAAGGAGATGGTGGAGCTGGAGAAGCAGAGGATGCGATTCGCTAAGGAGTTGGAGTGTCATAGGATGCAGCTCTTCACTGAGATGCAGGTTCGTCTTCACAAGCTCAGGCGTTCCTCTGGTCCGACTTCTTCCGCCAACGCCG CTCTTGAGTATGGGATGATGGATTTCCCTAGTTACTTCTAA
- the LOC106297738 gene encoding uncharacterized protein LOC106297738, whose translation MVSETSCLIYVPNVKSREWVLQVGYWQVDHCAVSVFPWSPEGSLHDLELKFAPTWLILKNVPPQLYSLDGISVVASAVGEPLHTEKSRLDPYHFGDTKVKIEIDLSVTPPDVVEVRDAESNSVRIKIEYPKLPPKCCNCGKFGHLMNRCPQPPMKRKPRIKTPVKEKVKVAIAPPSVSVATASDLVVLAITEKTHERGDTQAHSPRSSLNTQRRARSRSRARERRRSLSQLPSYRVKVYCSEGEEGEIVEGVRNLGTDVMGEEKIKVLGKNLEGRFDLNSEDEESVYVAPPQEEHIWILPKAARRARKKMERRAVWNASGGQLLKQRIPMFVNRGGTSGKKHNL comes from the coding sequence ATGGTCTCGGAGACGTCGTGCTTGATATACGTCCCAAACGTGAAGTCAAGAGAGTGGGTACTGCAAGTAGGATACTGGCAAGTAGATCATTGTGCAGTCTCTGTCTTCCCTTGGTCTCCAGAAGGATCGCTTCATGATTTGGAATTGAAGTTTGCTCCAACCTGGCTCATATTAAAGAACGTACCACCTCAGCTGTACTCCCTGGATGGCATTAGTGTAGTCGCAAGTGCAGTTGGAGAACCCCTTCACACTGAGAAATCAAGACTGGATCCATATCATTTTGGAGATACCAAAGTCAAGATAGAGATAGATTTGTCAGTGACTCCGCCAGATGTGGTTGAAGTGAGGGATGCTGAAAGCAACTCGGTGAGAATAAAGATAGAGTACCCAAAACTCCCCCCTAAATGTTGTAATTGTGGAAAGTTTGGGCATTTGATGAATCGCTGTCCTCAACCCCCGATGAAAAGAAAGCCTCGGATAAAAACTCCAGTGAAAGAGAAGGTCAAAGTTGCTATAGCTCCGCCTTCAGTTTCAGTCGCGACAGCTAGTGATCTGGTGGTTCTTGCGATAACGGAGAAGACGCACGAGAGAGGAGATACTCAAGCACACTCTCCGCGATCCTCCTTAAATACGCAAAGGCGAGCTCGGTCGAGGTCCAGAGCCAGGGAGAGACGAAGAAGCCTCTCACAGCTGCCCTCTTATCGTGTAAAAGTGTATTGCAGCGAAGGGGAAGAAGGAGAGATAGTTGAGGGCGTAAGGAATTTGGGAACAGACGTAATGGGAGAGGAAAAGATAAAGGTTCTGGGAAAAAATTTAGAAGGAAGATTTGATTTGAATAGTGAGGATGAAGAGTCTGTATATGTAGCTCCACCACAGGAAGAACATATTTGGATATTGCCAAAAGCGGCGAGGCGTGCTCGGAAGAAGATGGAACGGAGGGCTGTTTGGAATGCTTCAGGGGGTCAGCTGTTAAAGCAAAGGATCCCAATGTTTGTGAACCGAGGTGGTACCTCGGGGAAGAAACATAACCTCTGA
- the LOC106300116 gene encoding uncharacterized protein LOC106300116 codes for MDIVERKRPRGAFLNLFDWPGKSRKKLFSSNISQISEESKQAKENVHNPSSITRHSVFEVDQSVKNSTFNQGSNSSCCASSVTSDDGNVVKAPSVVARLMGLDCIPQPNLMEPRVNPSLDPYFLRSSHQANTWDANAEHQSDFDGGSWEHLDSRTSKGPHKRMIERFQTETLPPRSAKPISITHNKLLSPIRNPGFVPSRNPAYVMEAASRMIESSPRMMARTRVVPSSDSSSPVPLRIRDLKEKLEAAQKASTSCPQVSNDNTRSSNQNQTKTTASGKSSCELKPPSFTAQPKGSSNAQRHNSLITSSSGNKRTSSGQKEKAAEAKNRAVKSQNGLKGASVSGGKNVLKQNHQKQNCRDNHQSRKPMNKVVNKVLVDSGTTSRSSGSIMTSAEKSKSLPLHRRKNLPRSKKPRNGVQEPVIKRGEKSIKCNISMDGDSSTTKNDQRRETDVISFTFSSSIKGLPSRSQGTKQDAADSAVKYNVIGGDSLNALLEQKLRELTLKIESSSSTLIQEECFSSITESRANKVVLSPSKHGATTQNSLDNVLTESESVSDCTSFYNNQESQKKKMIQGEEQEVSSFSTLTETDDFALSSNKSYLDCRQDREYGVKQSSSDQELTWVSSTESHQTVDEADSAATLDWELEYITEILNSGQLMFQDFASGTTTTNELVLPSSLFDEMERSRGAVISTKIERKVLFECVNQCLAVKFERMLVGSCKGGTMMMMLEHRDLLAEEVNREVKGLKKMREMMIDELVDHDMSCLEGRWVGYEREMFEEGIDVEGEIVSGLVDDLVSDLLSVSFIKRPL; via the exons ATGGACATTGTTGAGAGAAAACGACCTAGAGGAGCGTTTCTAAATCTGTTTGATTGGCCTGGAAAATCAAGAAAGAAGCTTTTCTCATCCAATATCTCCCAGATCTCTG AAGAATCTAAGCAAGCAAAAGAGAATGTTCACAACCCCTCCTCTATTACAAGACATTCTGTT TTTGAGGTTGATCAGTCTGTAAAGAACTCAACTTTCAACCAGGGAAGCAACTCTAGCTGTTGTGCATCCTCTGTAACTAGTGATGATGGAAACGTTGTTAAAGCACCGAGTGTGGTAGCGAGGCTCATGGGTTTGGATTGTATACCGCAACCAAACCTTATGGAACCACGGGTTAATCCTAGCCTTGATCCATACTTCCTCAGATCCTCTCACCAGGCTAACACTTGGGATGCTAATGCTGAGCATCAAAGCGACTTTGACGGCGGTTCTTGGGAACATTTGGATTCAAGAACCAGTAAAGGTCCGCATAAACGTATGATTGAGCGGTTTCAAACTGAAACTTTACCTCCAAGATCTGCTAAACCCATCTCCATCACTCACAATAAGCTATTGTCTCCTATAAGGAACCCTGGGTTTGTTCCATCAAGGAACCCTGCTTATGTTATGGAAGCTGCTTCGAGAATGATAGAGTCAAGTCCAAGGATGATGGCAAGAACAAGGGTGGTTCCATCATCTGATTCTTCTTCTCCAGTTCCATTAAGGATCCGAGATTTGAAAGAGAAACTAGAAGCTGCGCAGAAAGCTTCAACCTCATGCCCTCAAGTCTCAAATGATAATACTCGTAGCAGTAATCAAAACCAGACTAAGACTACAGCTTCAGGGAAAAGCAGTTGTGAACTAAAACCGCCTTCTTTCACTGCGCAACCAAAGGGAAGCAGTAATGCTCAGAGACACAACAGCTTAATAACGTCCTCGAGTGGAAACAAAAGGACATCTTCAGGACAAAAGGAGAAAGCAGCAGAAGCTAAGAACCGTGCAGTAAAAAGCCAGAATGGTCTCAAAGGAGCTTCCGTGAGCGGAGGGAAGAATGTCCTTAAGCAGAACCACCAGAAGCAAAACTGCAGAGACAATCATCAGAGTAGGAAACCAATGAACAAAGTTGTGAACAAGGTTCTTGTGGACAGTGGAACTACATCGAGAAGCTCGGGTTCCATTATGACATCAGCAGAAAAGTCTAAATCTTTGCCTTTACACCGGAGAAAGAATCTTCCTCGTAGCAAGAAACCACGAAACGGGGTGCAAGAACCAGTAATCAAAAGGGGTGAGAAGTCTATAAAATGCAACATCTCCATGGATGGTGACTCGAGCACGACTAAAAATGATCAGAGAAGGGAAACGGATGTGATATCTTTCACGTTCTCGTCTTCGATAAAAGGCTTACCATCTCGCTCACAAGGAACCAAACAAGATGCAGCAGACTCTGCTGTTAAGTATAATGTGATAGGCGGTGACTCCTTAAATGCTCTTTTGGAGCAGAAGCTCAGGGAATTGACCTTGAAGATTGAATCATCTAGCTCTACCTTGATCCAAGAAGAGTGTTTTAGCTCCATTACAGAGAGTAGAGCGAATAAGGTAGTTTTATCGCCATCAAAACATGGTGCAACAACTCAAAACAGTCTTGATAATGTCTTAACGGAGAGCGAATCTGTCTCTGACTGCACTTCATTCTATAACAACCAGGAATCTCAG AAGAAGAAGATGATACAGGGAGAAGAACAAGAAGTTAGTAGCTTCAGTACTCTTACAGAGACCGATGATTTTGCGCTCTCCAGCAACAAGAGTTACTTAGACTGCAGACAGGACAGAGAATATG GCGTGAAACAGAGTTCATCAGATCAAGAACTCACTTGGGTTTCATCAACTGAGTCACACCAAACCGTAGATGAAGCAGATTCCGCAGCAACACTTGATTGGGAGCTGGAGTACATAACCGAGATCCTCAACTCTGGCCAGCTCATGTTTCAAGACTTTGCCTCAGGGACGACAACCACTAACGAACTAGTATTACCCTCGAGCCTCTTTGATGAAATGGAACGCTCAAGAGGAGCAGTAATCTCGACGAAGATCGAAAGAAAGGTGCTTTTCGAGTGTGTGAATCAGTGCTTAGCAGTGAAGTTTGAAAGGATGTTAGTTGGAAGCTGCAAAGGAGGGACGATGATGATGATGTTGGAACATAGAGATTTGCTTGCTGAAGAAGTGAACAGAGAAGTTAAAGGGTTGAAGAAGATGAGAGAGATGATGATAGACGAGCTTGTGGATCATGACATGAGCTGCTTGGAGGGGAGATGGGTTGGTTATGAGAGGGAGATGTTTGAAGAAGGCATTGATGTAGAAGGAGAGATAGTTTCTGGTTTGGTTGATGATTTAGTTAGTGATCTTTTGTCTGTTAGCTTTATTAAACGGCCGTTGTAA